Genomic DNA from Magnolia sinica isolate HGM2019 chromosome 4, MsV1, whole genome shotgun sequence:
ACCGATGGCTAGAGGCGCGAGGATGCCTGTTCGAGCCTTGTTCGTTACGGACCCTGTTGCGTAGACGGTGTAAACGAGCCCGAACGTCATCACGATCTCGAGAACGACTGCGTTCCACACACCGATGCCGGACGCCACAGAAAACCCAACTGGCCGCTGAACAATCCAATCCCAAACAATGAAAAATCATAGTATTATTCTAACGTTGGCCAAAGAAACTGCATTCATGAGATGTAGTTTATCTTGGTTTTAGCAAGATTTTTAAAATaacatatcttttatttttattttttactttaacTTATCATCGTTTGAAATTCCTATATTAATGTGGAAAATGAAGAAAGAGGCAGAACAGTCGGTATTAAagctttaataataaaataaaataaataaataaataaatcgaaAACTCTTATAACACGTAAAGATATTCCAAGCAGCGACTACTTATAATTCAGTCGGTCGTTTTTAACCAAGAAGTGGTTGTATTCCAAAGACATTCCTTGCAAGAAATCTGGATTATTGAGAACATTGAGTCCATAGTCTTTAGAAAGTTGCATGTATCCGCGTCTACTCTGACTATACTGCATGTGATATTGATTTAAGCATTTTTTAAGTCTTTGGATATATTTGCTTTCCTTGCAACTTATTCTGTGAATTTATAATCGCATTATCTATCTAGTATTTAATTTATATTTCTCTATTTAGCATATTGATTTTTGTACATCGATCTATCAATCTAGAACATTCTAGAATCGCTTATATGTATCTTGATTACCAGCCCGGCCGTTGCAATCCTCAGCAAGAGCGAAGCCACGATCGCGCCCAGGATCTGAGCCACCCAGTAGAAAAAGCTGCGGAAGAGAGAGACCCGTCCGCTTACGAGTGCGCCGAAGGTGACTGCAGGGTTCACATGGCCATCCCAGTTATCGGACGCGATAGCAACGGCTACAAACAAAGATAACGCATGGGCCAGCGCCACCGCCACTAGATTGGATGCCGGACTGGTGTCGTTGGGCATTTTTCCTGTGAGAAACCATGCAAGAGTGAGAAGCTGAGCCATGCATACAAACACATATTCAAATGCATGCATGCCTGCATTTCTATTCTTCATGTATGTGTCTATGCGTGCATGTGTGTATACCGATGTCGAGGGCGAGAGCGGAGCCTTCGCTAGCAAAGACGAAAATGAGGGTGGAGATGAATTCCGACAGAGCGGCCCGCATAAGGTCGAGATGTGCCGTGTCTTCAGGCCGACGAAAGGCGAATGTACTTGCTGCCATGGAGCTTCCTACTGTAGAaatctccttctttcttctttcttttgcatGAGGAGAGGAAGGATAGTAGCTCAATGACTTATATTAAGAAAGGGTTTGTCCTGTAGTCGCACGTGGCAAACGTGTGTGATGGGTGGTACGTTGGAAAATTTGTACGGGCTATTTctcctggaaacggattggctagtcccctgccactggccaatggctgatggtcggtgctccgtgggctccaccatgctgtatgtgtttcatccattccgtccatctatttttatagataattttattatatgagcccaaaaatgagctatatccaaatctcaagtggaccacattacagaaaacagtgtcgattgaacgtagaccattaaaaacattttgggggccataaaagttttggatcaagatgatcttcgttttttcccttcatctaggtctgtatgacctaatcaatggattgtatgtcaaataaacagtacagtgggccttaggaggattttaatggcggatatccgatcactattgttttcctgtggtttggtgcacctgatatttatatccgtctcatatttttggtatcaagccctaaatgcagggggagtagccaatccgtttccatttctCCTAGTTGTACCGGGACGCTTTGACAGTATAGTTGagagatctggactgtccatttggatcagcacacatttcatgggctaccatgaaaaTCTAGACCGAttggtgatccaatccatccattagttgGCTTGTTCATTTTTAACTGTACATTCATGGATGGGATGATAATTATTAGAACCTCAAATGAGGGATCCACATCAGAATAAGTGATCAATTTTAACATTTCTGACCATTTATTATCTGTGGATCGAATGGTTAAGAATCATTGGACAGGTGATTCTTACATGTTGGCCCATGAAATCTGTCTTGaacttaatggacggtccagatttatcTTGACTTTCTAAGTGTTACGACGCAAATGGGGCACTGTATGTTAGAGTGCTATGAGAGCAATGTATCATTTCTATCTTAGGATCCCATGTTACGATGCATTTCATGCATTGAGGGTTGTCGCTGGAGCTAGGTTGTCAATGGACCAACATGGCTGGGGCAGGCTCTGTCCTGGTAGACCACTGACGGGATGTCCTGAGTCCAGCTACCCACTTTTGTGGGCCAGACTACACTGCCCTCACATATTGGAAAAGAATAACATTTTCCCATTTTGTTTGTTCGGTCGGTGACGGCATTTTACTCATTTGATTAGGGATGGTGTTCCCTACGCTACCCAATCGGTGGTATGTTGatgtgggcccaacgtgatgtatttgttttatatccacgccgttcatctgtttttgcagatcattttagcgtATGCGTTCTAGAGGAAAGAAGAtcttaagctcaagtggaccacaccacaggaaacagtgaggataatgacacccaccgttgaaaccttttcagggtccaccggaatgtttatttgtcacctaaCCTGTTGGTACGGTCAgtcagacctggacgaaggggaaacataaatatcagcccgTTCCAAAACCTTTATGCAcgcagaagtttttaatgatggccgttcatcaccactgtttccttggtatggtctacttgagctccagatctacttcattttttgattcATATGCTGACATGAaggggcaaaacggatggatgctgtggatataaaacatatatgtaCAGCACCCAATACATTCACACACCACTAGCGGTGGTGGAAGCTGATTGCGTCCGACCCCCACCAGTACATGTGATGTATCTTTCCATCCCTTCTCTCTAGAtcgaacgctcaagtggaccactcggGAGAtggctcttgcatttaatgcaatttgTATTCGATGTTGTGTGTATTTAATGTCGCCCGAGCTTAATTACTACTCTTTGGGTTGGTctgcttgagcattggatctagcttatttttgtactcatgccttaaaattatctaagagggatggacggtgtggatatataacatcaTGATAGGCTCCTACACAGATCTGCCTGTTACTTGCTAGAGACGGGCGGGACCGGAAGCAATACACTTCCAGCGGTGGTGCACCTGATCTGTGTCCCGATGTGGTGGGGAttatttgagttttgaatctgtctcatttttatttttatttttattttttgcccaTGTCATGGgcatgatcttgaaaaatgaaaaGTGTTGTACCTATTTCTAcccattttagaaaaaaataatagaaGAATGACATGTGATATTGCATGACAAATAAAAGATAGGTAAAAAGATTTTTAACATACATGGAATACTTTTTACGAAATTATAGTTGGCATAAATTCAATTTTATATTtcattggatggtcaataaagTAACACAAGTAAATTATTCAAAAGTTTAACAGGCAAAGAAAAAAATgcgattaattaatttaaagtaTGAAAGGCGACTGAAAAATACAGAACTTAACTAATAGAAGAAGAACAATTACAAAAAGGAAAGCATAATTTAAGAAGAACTTAGAAAATTACTCTTCAAGAACTACAATTATTAGAGTAATGAAAGAAACATCTAAAAGAATAAACTATATGACTGAACTTAATAAATAATAGAGAAAATCTACTTAGCAAAAATTATCTACCAACCCAATACAATCCAACAatcaaatcaatttttttttttttttttttcacttgttgTAAGAGTAACGATAATCAAGTAGTGGCAATTATtagttataatttttaattgtaatTCAAACCTACGCTCACTTGTCGTTTTTTTAAAGTGATGCATTCTTATAACCGCTCTTAGTGGTCAGTTGtgaatttttccttttatttgatttgCACTAGTatattaaaagattttttttattgtggAAGGAAAAGCGTAACCCATCTTCAAAGGAAGAACCTCATCCTTCGATCATTACTTAATCATTATGAAGTTTTACAAGTGGCTAAGTAAGTAAATACTCTTCTCAAATTTTAATCATATATTTTGATATTAGATGTATCTACTTATTTCGGCACTTAGAGTcaagttgatcggtttggatcgagtTGTTATATTAATTCTCGCACGCCCACACATTACACGTGACAAAAAACTAATCAAGTGTCAATggatagttggagtggattttatacaaacatcacggtgaatcCCACCTTGCATCTAGCATAGGTAGTTCTTGTAAATGACTTTCTTAGATATTTCTTGCAAAAGTCTCTCAGGCAATCTGCATCTTGTCCTTAACAAAGGATTAGTACTTGGTGGTGACCCCTTGTAATGGTTGGAACGAGAaaagttttgtgagccccactaatgtatgtgttttatcgatgCTGTCAACTCATTTTGTGAGTCCAAAAATGCAgtaatccaaagcttaagtagagcATACCACGAGGAGTAGTGGGAGTGGTGATGcgcatagttgaaaccttcctaagtttactgtgatttttattagccacctaacctattcataaaaggatttttatttttttatttttcccgtTGAAATACACCGGCCCACACTCTTTGTactcacacacccacccacacataACACGGGCACTTTATCCTTGGTCTCCGTGTTGAAACAGAGTTTGTTTACCGTTGAGCCACGAGCCAGACCCCTCGTACAGTCATATAACGTGGACGAAGGTAGAAACCAaaagtcagcttgatccaaatcatccatggcccacaagaagttttcagtaGCAGGCATTCGACCAGGGAGTCGTTCAGGTACGCCCCCGGCTTCACCCAACACGGTGTGACCCTtaagtggggccaccttgatgtagggttgtcaatggaccAGGCTTGCCCAACGGCCTTCTAGGTCTGCTCTGCCTCGTACCCGGCTTGGGCTAGAGTATCAACCCTGTGGGATGGGTTTGTGCTTAAAACTCCAGTTTGTTTCTCTAGCAGGCTGGGCTCTGATTTAGTACTCCAAAAGCCCGCAGTTCAGTCAGGTCCATTtacattttgaattttaaattttaaatagaaattttttcttcttcttactaTTATTTTAAGACCTCTTTCTAGCTTTTAAAACCCATCTTTTAATGCTTCTTTCATCTCTCTCaacaaaaaccccacaaaaaagtaaaagaaaccaaaaggatTCTTTCATTTCTCTCACTACAGCTGCAGAACAGAACCATCGGCTTCCTTCTATCCGTCGGATGGAGTTTGAGTAGGAATTGCCGAAAGGGATGGTGCAGAAGATCTTGGCTTAGCCTAAATGGGTTTTCTTTGAAGGTAAGGGTGGTGTCAGAAAGATAATTTGCAGCTCCATCCTTTCCGTCCTCCTTTCCAAGGTCTGCTCCTCTGTTCTGATCATCTCGACGGACCTGCTCATAATCTCACCGACGCTTTTCAGCAGCGATTCACCAAAATCCCCACATTAGTCAATGGCTTCACGACTCTCTTTGCAATGGTACGTGTATGGCCGTTATTGCCATTGTCagtcctctttttctttctaggcTTGctcctctttctttccttctgttGTTAGGGTTTTTGGGATGAAGATGAAGACAGAGAAAAAGAGGAAGATGCTGaaattttggttttaaaaatcaaaatgttttgaaattttcgtttttctgctaaaaaggatgttgaaattttcaaatgaaaaattGCGGTTTCTTTACCCAGtaggaaagaatgaaagaaattttGTGGTTTATAAGTGGATGTGTGTATAGTATTTTTACTCGAAGAATTGGAGGTTGATATGCTCCGGTTGCATGTTCGCGCGGGCTCGGGCACGAGCGTGGGCACTTTGCACTTCACGTGTTGTCGCTCTCTAACGACCTTATGCGAGAAACCCATCTACATGCTaccttgggcttgggcttgggcttgggctcagGCCAGGCCCTATAACAACAATCCATGGTGGGCTTGGGATGGACAATTTTAGCCTGAATCTGGATCTTCTCCTTGCCACAAATAGAAGATTTCTGTTtgttggccacatcatcacacac
This window encodes:
- the LOC131244420 gene encoding aquaporin TIP3-1-like, translated to MAASTFAFRRPEDTAHLDLMRAALSEFISTLIFVFASEGSALALDIGKMPNDTSPASNLVAVALAHALSLFVAVAIASDNWDGHVNPAVTFGALVSGRVSLFRSFFYWVAQILGAIVASLLLRIATAGLRPVGFSVASGIGVWNAVVLEIVMTFGLVYTVYATGSVTNKARTGILAPLAIGSIVGANILTGGRFDGASMNPARAFGPALVGRRWKNHWIYWVGPFVGAAIASGVYKIQQYSPRPDQPSAPQAY